The Micromonospora sp. NBC_00421 DNA window ACGGGGGCGGTGTGCGACGGCGGGTCAGCCGGTCCGGGCGAGCATCTCGGGCGTCACCGCGTGGCTGAGGGGCCGGCCGGCGGCGTACCGGACGATCTCGTCGACGACGATCTCGCCCTGCCGCCGGCGGCCCTGCACCGTGCCGGCGGCCTGGTGCGGGGTGAGCAGCACGTTGGGCAGTGCCCGCAGCGGGTGGCCGGTGGGCAGCGGCTCCTCGTCGAAGACGTCCAGCGCGGCGTCGATCCGGCCGCGGGACAGCTCCGCGACGAGCGCCGCCTCGTCCACCAGCCAGGACCGGGCGGTGTTGACCAGCCCGGCGCCGTCGGGCAGCAGCGCCAACTCGCGGGCGCCGAGCAGGTGCCGGGTCTCCGGCAGGGTCGGCGCGTGCAGCGCGACGATGCGGCTACCGGCCAACAGCTCGTCGAGGCCGACCAGCCGGGCACCGAGCGCGGCGGCGTTCGCCCTGGTCAGGGTCGGGTCGTACACGCTGGCGTCCGCGCCGAGGGCCCGGACCAGGTCCAGGTACGCACGGCCGGTGCGGGACGCCCCGACGACGCCGATCGGGCAGCCGAGGATCTCGTGCCGGGGTGGTGCCTGTTCCGCCCGGCTCCAGCCTGCACCCGCGTGCAACGCGTGGTCGAAGCGGGGCGTCTGGTGCAGCAGGGCCAGGGTGAACGCGAGGGCGACCTCGGCCACCG harbors:
- a CDS encoding hydroxyacid dehydrogenase yields the protein MTGSAEPPPGAGAGGVPRPPAGPPVTTLSGGHRPVTVVSVSAPLRAEFFPDRVGDRLTAATDATLIDDHAALTRADLAPLLARAEVLVTSWGVPRLDAALLDRAPALRLVAHTGASVKPFVTPELFARGVTVTQAGQGMARSVAEVALAFTLALLHQTPRFDHALHAGAGWSRAEQAPPRHEILGCPIGVVGASRTGRAYLDLVRALGADASVYDPTLTRANAAALGARLVGLDELLAGSRIVALHAPTLPETRHLLGARELALLPDGAGLVNTARSWLVDEAALVAELSRGRIDAALDVFDEEPLPTGHPLRALPNVLLTPHQAAGTVQGRRRQGEIVVDEIVRYAAGRPLSHAVTPEMLARTG